In Suricata suricatta isolate VVHF042 chromosome 14, meerkat_22Aug2017_6uvM2_HiC, whole genome shotgun sequence, one DNA window encodes the following:
- the ELAC1 gene encoding zinc phosphodiesterase ELAC protein 1 isoform X1, with protein sequence MPQKRWKMSMDVTFLGTGAAYPSPTRGASALVLRCEGECWLFDCGEGTQTQLMKSQLKAGRITKIFITHLHGDHFFGLPGLLCTISLQSGSVVTKQPIEIYGPAGLRDFIWRTMELSHTELVFPYVVHELVPTADQCPTEELKEFTHVDKTDSPPKEGQGRTILLDSEENSYLLVDDEQFVVKAFRLFHRIPSFGFSVVEKKRPGKLNAQKLKDLGVPPGPAYGKLKNGISVVLENGVTISPQDVLKKPIVGRKICILGDCSGIVGDGGVKLCFEADLLIHEATLDDAQMDKAKEHGHSTPQMAAAFAKLCQAKRLVLTHFSQRYKPVALAREGETDGIIELKKQAESVLDLQEVTLAEDFMVIGIPIKK encoded by the exons GGTGGAAGATGTCTATGGATGTGACATTTCTGGGTACGGGTGCGGCATACCCATCCCCAACCCGGGGTGCCTCCGCTCTGGTCCTTCGGTGTGAGGGCGAGTGCTGGCTCTTTGACTGTGGGGAGGGAACTCAGACACAGCTGATGAAAAGCCAGCTTAAAGCAG GGAGAATTACCAAGATCTTCATCACACATCTTCATGGAGACCATTTCTTTGGCCTTCCTGGCCTCCTCTGCACCATCAGCCTGCAGAGTGGCTCTGTGGTCACCAAACAGCCTATTGAAATCTATGGCCCTGCTGGGCTTCGGGACTTTATCTGGCGCACCATGGAACTCTCCCATACAGAGCTGGTCTTCCCCTACGTGGTCCACGAGCTGGTGCCTACGGCAGATCAGTGTCCCACCGAAGAGCTAAAAGAATTTACACACGTGGATAAAACAGACAGTCCTCCCAAAGAGGGACAAGGAAGAACTATCCTACTAGACTCAGAAGAAAACTCATACCTTCTGGTTGATGATGAACAGTTTGTTGTAAAAGCATTTCGCCTCTTTCACCGAATTCCCTCCTTTGGGTTTTCAGTTGTGGAAAAGAAACGCCCAGGCAAACTCAACGCGCAGAAACTGAAAGACCTTG GTGTTCCGCCAGGTCCTGCCTACGGGAAGCTGAAAAATGGAATTTCTGTTGTTCTGGAAAATGGAGTTACAATTTCTCCccaagatgttttaaaaaagccCATTGTTGGAAGAAAAATCTGCATCCTGGGTGACTGTTCTGGGATTGTGGGTGATGGAGGAGTGAAGCTGTGCTTTGAAGCAGACCTGCTGATCCATGAAGCGACCCTAGATGATGCCCAGATGGACAAAGCGAAGGAGCACGGCCACAGCACACCCCAGATGGCAGCGGCGTTTGCGAAGTTGTGCCAAGCAAAGAGGCTAGTTCTGACTCACTTTAGTCAGAGGTACAAACCAGTGGCCTTGgccagagaaggagaaacagatggGATTATAGAACTTAAAAAGCAAGCCGAATCAGTGTTGGATCTTCAAGAAGTGACTCTAGCAGAAGACTTTATGGTGATTGGCATTCCGATAAAGAAATGA